A window of the Oscillospiraceae bacterium NTUH-002-81 genome harbors these coding sequences:
- a CDS encoding undecaprenyl-phosphate glucose phosphotransferase, producing the protein MIRDNQKFLNRLHVLIDAFVIVIAYAAAYWIKFSSGLFINGPHWDFESYATYLAAIVPGYLILYFAFNMYTPKRVQGRRLEFSNIMKANGIGVMVFIVVLFGMHLDDFSRGMIGIFFGVNIVLETLVRNAIRMFLRDIRKKGFNIKQILLVGYSRAAEEYIDRIRANPQWGYVVRGILDDNVESGTEYRGVKVLGRIENLFIILPENGLDEIAITLGLDEYSKLEHIVALCEKSGVHTKFIPDYNNIIPTKPYTEDLLGLPVINIRYVPLTNTFNSIVKRIMDIVGSLVCIVLFSPVMLVTAIAVKASSPGPLIYKQERVGLHNRPFQMYKFRSMGVQNPKEEKKAWTVPGDPRVTPVGKIIRMTSIDELPQLFNVLKGDMSLVGPRPERPLFVEKFREEIPRYMIKHQVRPGMTGWAQINGYRGNTSIRRRIDYDLYYIENWSVGLDIKILFLTIFKGFINKNAY; encoded by the coding sequence TTGATTCGTGATAATCAGAAGTTTTTGAATCGCCTGCACGTCTTGATAGATGCATTTGTGATTGTTATTGCCTATGCAGCCGCTTACTGGATCAAGTTTTCCAGCGGGTTGTTTATCAACGGGCCGCACTGGGATTTTGAGAGTTATGCGACCTATCTGGCGGCGATCGTGCCGGGTTATCTGATCCTGTATTTTGCTTTCAATATGTATACGCCCAAGCGTGTACAGGGCAGAAGACTGGAATTTTCTAATATTATGAAGGCCAACGGCATCGGTGTCATGGTTTTTATCGTGGTGCTGTTCGGCATGCATCTGGATGATTTTTCCCGTGGTATGATCGGTATTTTCTTCGGCGTGAATATTGTGCTGGAGACGCTGGTCAGAAACGCGATCCGGATGTTTCTGCGGGATATCCGCAAGAAGGGATTCAATATCAAGCAGATTCTGCTGGTCGGCTACAGCCGGGCGGCGGAGGAGTACATTGACCGTATCCGCGCCAATCCCCAGTGGGGATATGTGGTCCGGGGCATCCTGGATGACAATGTGGAGAGCGGAACCGAGTACCGGGGCGTCAAGGTGCTGGGCAGGATTGAGAATCTGTTCATCATCCTGCCGGAGAACGGGCTGGATGAGATTGCCATTACGCTGGGCCTGGATGAATATTCCAAGCTGGAGCACATTGTGGCATTGTGTGAAAAATCCGGTGTACACACCAAGTTTATCCCGGATTACAACAATATCATACCGACGAAGCCTTATACAGAGGACCTTCTGGGACTGCCGGTCATCAACATCCGGTACGTGCCGCTGACCAATACATTTAACAGCATCGTGAAGCGGATTATGGATATCGTGGGTTCCCTTGTGTGTATTGTACTGTTTTCGCCGGTGATGCTGGTGACGGCCATTGCGGTCAAGGCAAGCTCGCCGGGCCCGCTGATCTACAAGCAGGAGCGGGTGGGGCTTCACAACCGGCCATTCCAGATGTATAAGTTCCGTTCCATGGGTGTACAGAACCCCAAGGAAGAGAAGAAGGCTTGGACGGTGCCGGGGGATCCGCGGGTGACGCCTGTGGGAAAGATCATCCGCATGACGAGCATTGATGAGCTGCCTCAGCTGTTCAATGTGCTCAAGGGGGATATGAGTCTGGTAGGGCCACGTCCGGAGCGTCCACTTTTCGTGGAGAAGTTCCGGGAGGAGATCCCGCGGTATATGATCAAGCATCAGGTTCGTCCGGGGATGACCGGATGGGCGCAGATCAATGGATATAGAGGGAATACATCGATCCGCAGAAGGATTGATTATGATCTTTATTATATAGAGAACTGGTCGGTAGGACTGGACATTAAGATTTTGTTCCTGACGATCTTCAAGGGCTTTATCAACAAGAACGCCTATTGA
- a CDS encoding LCP family protein, whose amino-acid sequence MAQDTRRRSSSSASGRTKKSSTSRSGSSRSSRSTGAKSSASRTRSRSTSGRHHKGKRAAARKRRRILLFAAEALVLVCLVGVLYVVSKMDRMQGQDLASAASSEDTEDLSQVTVQENQNLSAETTQKLEKFTNIALFGVDSRTGILGKGSRSDTIIIASINNETKEVKLCSIYRDTYLNLTNGNYNKANSAYAFGGPDQAINMLNLNLDLNISKYVSVDFTAIANAVDALGGIEMEVNEAEYEHLNNYTVETSEVVGRTTTKLPGPGTYNLDGIQAVSYCRIRYTKGDDFKRAERQRTVIAKIVEKAKEKAQSGDLATINKIITDMFPQVATNLKVDDVLSMTTDLLSYNIVDSSGFPFDKTTGTFGSKGSCVVAADLVSNVEQLHTFLFGSDENYTVSDKVKEISAKITNDTGVTAKEQ is encoded by the coding sequence ATGGCACAGGATACAAGGAGAAGAAGCAGTTCATCGGCAAGCGGCCGGACGAAGAAGAGCAGCACATCCAGAAGCGGCTCGTCCAGAAGCAGCCGTTCCACGGGTGCAAAGTCATCTGCATCGCGGACACGGAGCCGAAGCACTTCCGGAAGACATCATAAAGGAAAGCGTGCGGCGGCGAGAAAGCGCAGGAGGATCCTGCTCTTTGCAGCAGAGGCACTGGTGCTTGTCTGCCTGGTGGGCGTCCTTTATGTGGTGTCCAAGATGGATCGTATGCAGGGACAGGATCTGGCATCTGCAGCCAGCAGTGAGGATACGGAGGATCTGTCCCAGGTAACAGTGCAGGAGAACCAGAACCTGAGCGCGGAGACGACGCAGAAGCTGGAGAAGTTTACGAATATCGCGCTGTTCGGCGTGGACTCCCGGACGGGTATCCTCGGCAAGGGAAGCCGTTCCGATACGATCATCATTGCCAGCATCAACAATGAGACAAAAGAAGTCAAGCTCTGTTCCATTTATCGTGACACATACCTGAATCTGACCAATGGCAATTACAATAAGGCCAATTCGGCTTATGCGTTCGGCGGCCCGGATCAGGCCATCAACATGCTGAACCTGAACCTGGATCTGAACATCAGCAAATATGTGTCTGTGGACTTTACGGCCATTGCCAATGCGGTAGATGCGCTGGGCGGGATTGAGATGGAGGTCAACGAAGCAGAGTATGAGCATCTGAACAACTATACCGTAGAGACCTCTGAGGTGGTTGGCAGAACGACCACAAAGCTGCCGGGACCCGGAACATACAATCTGGATGGAATCCAGGCGGTATCCTATTGCCGGATCCGTTACACCAAGGGTGATGATTTCAAACGTGCGGAGCGGCAGCGTACCGTAATCGCGAAGATCGTAGAGAAGGCTAAAGAGAAAGCACAGTCCGGTGACCTGGCAACCATCAACAAGATCATCACGGACATGTTCCCACAGGTGGCAACGAACCTGAAGGTGGACGATGTGCTGAGTATGACAACGGATCTGCTTTCCTACAACATTGTGGACAGCAGCGGATTCCCGTTTGACAAGACGACGGGAACATTTGGAAGTAAGGGCTCCTGTGTTGTGGCAGCTGACCTGGTATCCAATGTGGAGCAGCTCCATACCTTCCTGTTTGGCAGCGATGAGAACTACACTGTGTCCGATAAGGTAAAGGAGATTAGTGCAAAGATCACCAATGATACAGGCGTAACTGCCAAGGAACAGTAG
- a CDS encoding sialate O-acetylesterase yields MKRPEWNKIGSCVVTAVFVVLLVAVGVLQKTARTEVDVILFAGQSNMSGVGDASLAPVVPEGVGYEFRAITDPTRLYPLAEPFGENEHNPGMCDDRGLLERTGSLVSAFVNSYYAQTRTPVVAVSASRGSSKMHTWLKENGLFLDAGQRLDACLKYLNADPSYKIRHIYMVWLQGESDTSAKKTPEDYEEKLTELFDNFKILGVEKCFVIRIGLDLERDSEGIDHVIEAQTELCRTSEDFVLVSTQAVTLNDRGMMQDRVHYTQEGYNFIGEEAGTNAGSYVETGVEPSMEDPYYGNTYVPGEETK; encoded by the coding sequence ATGAAAAGACCGGAGTGGAATAAAATAGGCAGCTGTGTGGTGACGGCAGTGTTTGTGGTGTTGCTGGTGGCTGTGGGGGTGCTGCAGAAAACCGCGCGGACCGAGGTGGATGTGATCCTGTTTGCCGGTCAGAGCAATATGAGCGGTGTGGGGGACGCTTCTCTGGCACCTGTGGTACCGGAAGGTGTGGGCTATGAATTCCGGGCCATCACCGATCCCACCAGATTGTATCCGCTGGCGGAGCCCTTTGGTGAAAACGAACACAATCCGGGCATGTGTGATGACCGGGGGCTGCTGGAGCGCACCGGTTCTCTGGTGTCAGCCTTTGTGAACAGCTATTATGCCCAGACCCGGACGCCGGTGGTGGCGGTGTCCGCTTCCCGGGGAAGCTCCAAGATGCATACGTGGCTCAAGGAGAACGGCCTGTTTCTGGACGCAGGTCAGCGGCTGGACGCCTGCCTGAAATATCTGAACGCAGATCCGTCCTATAAGATCCGGCATATTTATATGGTGTGGCTTCAGGGAGAGAGTGACACCAGCGCAAAGAAGACACCGGAGGACTATGAGGAAAAATTGACCGAGCTGTTTGACAATTTTAAAATACTGGGTGTGGAGAAATGCTTTGTCATCCGCATCGGTCTGGATCTGGAGCGGGATTCGGAAGGCATCGACCATGTGATCGAGGCGCAGACCGAACTTTGTCGGACATCGGAAGATTTTGTTCTCGTCTCCACCCAGGCGGTGACATTGAATGACAGGGGCATGATGCAGGACCGGGTGCATTACACCCAGGAGGGCTACAATTTCATCGGGGAGGAAGCGGGCACCAACGCCGGAAGCTACGTGGAAACTGGCGTGGAGCCCTCCATGGAGGATCCCTACTATGGAAATACATACGTGCCCGGGGAGGAAACCAAATGA
- a CDS encoding glycosyltransferase — protein sequence MTADVIIPVYRPDARLKESLRRLEAQTVKPTKIVLMNTEERYFDPSVMDGISHIEVHHLTKEEFDHGKTRHEATAWSQADILIFMTQDALPKDKYLIEHLIRPIEEGKASISYGRQLAAPDCRELERYTRQFNYPVESCYKTAADLPRLGIKTFFCSDVCAAYLRKDYDAFGGFIRKTIFNEDMILAGNMIKSGKTVAYAADARVIHSHNYTGLMQFHRNFDLAVSQADHPEIFEGIRSETEGIRLVKETARHFLKEGKPWILVELVWKSGWKFLGYRLGKQYRRLPGWMIRMCTMSPSYWEKQ from the coding sequence ATGACAGCAGATGTGATCATTCCGGTGTATCGGCCGGATGCACGGTTAAAGGAGAGCCTTCGGCGGCTGGAGGCCCAGACGGTGAAGCCCACGAAGATCGTTCTCATGAACACGGAGGAGCGCTATTTCGATCCTTCCGTGATGGATGGTATTTCCCATATTGAGGTGCACCATCTGACGAAGGAGGAATTTGACCACGGAAAAACGAGGCATGAGGCCACTGCCTGGTCCCAGGCAGATATTTTGATCTTCATGACCCAGGATGCCCTGCCCAAAGACAAATATCTCATCGAGCATCTGATCCGGCCCATCGAAGAGGGAAAAGCCAGCATTTCTTATGGCAGACAGCTGGCGGCGCCGGATTGCCGGGAGCTGGAGCGGTATACGAGGCAGTTCAATTATCCGGTGGAGAGCTGTTATAAGACGGCGGCGGATCTGCCAAGGCTTGGCATCAAGACCTTTTTCTGTTCGGATGTGTGTGCCGCTTATCTCAGAAAAGATTATGACGCTTTCGGCGGATTTATCCGGAAAACAATTTTCAATGAGGATATGATTCTTGCCGGAAATATGATAAAATCAGGAAAGACAGTTGCTTATGCGGCGGATGCCCGGGTCATCCACTCCCACAATTACACGGGACTGATGCAGTTCCATCGGAACTTTGACCTGGCAGTGTCCCAAGCGGATCACCCGGAGATCTTTGAGGGGATCCGTTCGGAGACAGAGGGCATCCGGCTGGTGAAGGAGACGGCCCGGCATTTTCTGAAAGAAGGAAAACCGTGGATCCTTGTGGAGCTGGTGTGGAAAAGCGGCTGGAAGTTCCTGGGCTATCGCCTGGGAAAGCAATATCGCAGATTACCGGGATGGATGATCAGAATGTGTACCATGAGTCCGTCCTACTGGGAAAAACAATAG
- the glmS gene encoding glutamine--fructose-6-phosphate transaminase (isomerizing) produces MCGIVGYIGEEQAAPILLDGLSKLEYRGYDSAGIAVYNNGEIKAAKAMGRLKVLDALTQGGHLLPGRAGIGHTRWATHGVPSNTNAHPHFNRDASIAVVHNGIIENFMKLKKLLESKGYTFVSDTDSEVVAHLLDYYYKGDPLEAITRMMHRVEGSYALGILFKDHPDQIYAARKDCPLIVGKGTNGNYIASDVPAILHRTRTVYFIENEEIVELTADALHFYNIDGEEIEKESTEITWDLEAAEKGGYDHFLLKEIYEQPKAVADTLNPRIKDDQIVIEELGMSDEDIRAIQKIFIVACGSASYTGMTAKYIFEGMARIPVEVDVASEFRYRNPILTPETLVIVVSQSGETADTLAALRLAKSQGSRVLGIVNVVGSSIAREADNVLYTWAGPEISVATTKAYSSQLAAFYLLSIKFAQVRGVIDDAQVAEYIHDLKELPGQIELTLGCKEKMQRFANRYLAARDVFFIGRGIDYAISMEGSLKLKEISYIHSEAYAGGELKHGTIALIEEGTLVTAILTQEDLYKKTISNVQEVRTRGAFVMAVTNVGNVDLEKIADFVVYVPKTNRFFTNTLAIIPLQLFSYYISLGKGLDVDKPRNLAKSVTVE; encoded by the coding sequence ATGTGTGGAATTGTAGGTTACATCGGAGAAGAGCAGGCAGCGCCGATCCTTCTGGACGGACTGTCCAAGCTGGAATACCGCGGATATGATTCGGCGGGTATCGCTGTATACAATAACGGAGAAATCAAGGCAGCCAAGGCCATGGGACGGCTGAAGGTGCTGGATGCCCTGACCCAGGGCGGTCATCTGCTGCCGGGCAGAGCAGGCATCGGCCATACCCGTTGGGCCACCCACGGGGTGCCGTCCAATACCAATGCCCATCCGCATTTTAACAGGGATGCGTCTATCGCTGTTGTACATAACGGGATTATCGAGAACTTTATGAAGCTGAAGAAGCTTCTGGAAAGCAAGGGATATACATTTGTGTCTGATACAGACTCAGAGGTGGTGGCGCACCTGCTGGATTACTATTATAAAGGGGATCCGCTGGAAGCGATCACCAGGATGATGCATCGGGTGGAGGGCTCCTATGCGCTGGGCATCCTGTTCAAGGATCATCCGGATCAGATATATGCGGCCCGGAAGGACTGCCCGCTGATTGTGGGAAAAGGAACCAACGGCAATTATATCGCCTCGGATGTGCCTGCCATTTTACACCGCACAAGAACGGTGTATTTCATTGAAAACGAGGAGATCGTGGAGCTGACTGCAGACGCCCTTCATTTTTATAATATTGACGGTGAAGAGATCGAAAAAGAATCCACAGAGATTACCTGGGATCTGGAAGCTGCGGAGAAAGGCGGCTATGACCATTTCCTGTTAAAAGAGATTTATGAGCAGCCGAAAGCTGTGGCAGATACGCTGAATCCCAGAATCAAGGATGACCAGATCGTCATCGAAGAGCTGGGTATGAGCGATGAGGATATCCGGGCCATCCAGAAGATTTTCATTGTGGCCTGCGGTTCCGCCAGCTACACAGGTATGACGGCAAAATATATTTTCGAGGGCATGGCACGCATCCCGGTGGAAGTGGACGTGGCCAGTGAGTTCCGTTACCGGAATCCCATCTTGACACCGGAGACGCTGGTCATCGTGGTGAGCCAGTCCGGCGAGACCGCGGATACACTGGCGGCGCTTCGTCTGGCCAAGAGCCAGGGCAGCCGGGTGCTGGGCATTGTCAATGTGGTGGGAAGCTCCATTGCCAGAGAGGCAGACAACGTGCTGTATACATGGGCAGGGCCGGAGATTTCCGTGGCAACCACCAAGGCGTACAGCAGCCAGCTGGCGGCCTTCTATCTGCTGTCCATAAAGTTTGCCCAGGTGCGCGGCGTCATTGATGATGCCCAGGTGGCAGAGTACATCCATGACCTGAAAGAGCTGCCGGGACAGATCGAGCTGACGCTGGGCTGCAAGGAGAAAATGCAGCGCTTTGCCAACCGGTATCTGGCTGCCCGCGATGTATTTTTCATTGGCCGCGGCATTGACTACGCGATTTCCATGGAGGGCTCTCTCAAATTAAAGGAGATTTCCTATATCCATTCCGAGGCTTACGCAGGCGGAGAGCTAAAGCATGGCACCATCGCCCTCATCGAGGAGGGAACGCTGGTGACAGCCATCCTGACCCAGGAGGATCTGTATAAGAAAACCATCAGCAATGTGCAGGAGGTCCGCACCCGCGGTGCTTTCGTCATGGCAGTGACCAACGTGGGCAATGTGGATCTGGAAAAGATCGCAGATTTTGTTGTGTATGTGCCGAAGACCAACCGGTTCTTTACGAATACACTGGCGATCATTCCGCTGCAGCTGTTCAGCTACTATATTTCTCTGGGCAAGGGGCTGGATGTGGATAAGCCGAGAAACCTGGCGAAATCAGTAACCGTAGAATAA
- a CDS encoding DNA-directed RNA polymerase subunit M produces MIKVYGCPVCGKLTIGSMRTGMNCANCKQPMERLTLTFLEYTQMTEEEREDYGQRNVRR; encoded by the coding sequence ATGATCAAAGTATATGGATGCCCGGTATGCGGGAAGCTGACCATCGGTTCCATGCGGACAGGCATGAACTGCGCGAACTGTAAGCAACCGATGGAGCGGCTGACGCTTACCTTTCTGGAATACACACAGATGACAGAAGAAGAGCGGGAAGACTATGGTCAGAGAAACGTGAGAAGGTAA
- a CDS encoding trypsin-like peptidase domain-containing protein, translated as MYNDYSDTARYSGGTENNNSYGEYHYSNGSNSDKHDKKDGGKNKFMKSLALCIVLALVFGVVAGAAFQVTGYIGRKVTTSEASSDQVITDSDEVEKALGSSQAETSGSGDSVSTVYDVSAVAEAAMPSLVSITNMGEQEIQSFFGTYTQPSESSGTGIIIGKNDDELLIATNNHVVEGSEQLNVCFIDNEVASALVKGTDPSNDLAVIAVSLSDIPEETLDKITIAQLGDSDSLKIGEPVIAIGNALGYGQSVTTGVISALDREVTIENMTSSLIQTDAAINPGNSGGALLNLQGQVIGINSAKLASSQVEGMGYAIPISTAEPIIDDLMNRKTRTAVDEDKRGYLSISGVDVTSDISKQMGIPTGAYVAAVVDGSAADKAGLKKGDVITKFDGSGVSSMTSLKELMSYYEAGETVDITFKRADNGEYTEQTVQITLSDQSAVQQDSGSQNNGNAGRQGK; from the coding sequence ATGTATAACGATTACAGTGATACCGCCCGTTACAGTGGCGGCACAGAGAATAACAACAGCTACGGGGAATACCATTACAGCAATGGTTCCAATTCCGACAAGCATGACAAGAAGGACGGCGGAAAGAACAAGTTCATGAAGAGCCTGGCGCTCTGCATCGTCCTGGCACTGGTATTTGGCGTGGTGGCAGGGGCCGCTTTTCAGGTTACCGGCTACATTGGCAGGAAAGTGACCACCTCAGAGGCCTCTTCTGATCAGGTCATCACGGACAGTGATGAGGTAGAGAAGGCACTGGGTAGCAGTCAGGCTGAAACGTCCGGTTCCGGTGACAGCGTAAGTACCGTGTATGACGTATCTGCTGTGGCAGAAGCGGCGATGCCCAGCCTGGTGTCCATCACCAACATGGGAGAGCAGGAGATCCAGAGCTTCTTTGGTACGTATACGCAGCCCAGTGAGAGCAGTGGTACCGGCATCATCATCGGAAAAAATGACGATGAGCTGCTGATCGCTACCAACAACCATGTGGTAGAGGGAAGCGAACAGCTGAATGTATGCTTTATTGATAACGAGGTTGCCAGCGCACTGGTAAAGGGCACGGATCCATCCAACGATCTGGCGGTCATCGCAGTCAGCCTGTCTGATATTCCGGAAGAGACATTGGATAAGATCACCATCGCGCAGCTGGGGGATTCTGACAGCCTGAAGATCGGAGAACCTGTGATTGCCATCGGGAATGCCCTTGGGTATGGACAGTCTGTCACCACTGGTGTCATCAGTGCACTGGATCGGGAAGTAACCATCGAGAACATGACAAGCAGCCTGATCCAGACAGATGCAGCCATCAATCCAGGCAACAGTGGCGGTGCACTGCTGAACCTGCAGGGACAGGTCATCGGCATCAACTCTGCGAAGCTGGCATCCAGCCAGGTAGAAGGTATGGGATATGCCATCCCCATTTCCACAGCAGAGCCCATCATTGATGATCTGATGAATCGGAAAACGAGAACGGCTGTAGATGAAGATAAACGCGGTTATCTGAGCATTTCCGGTGTGGATGTGACTTCTGACATTTCCAAACAGATGGGGATTCCCACCGGCGCCTATGTGGCAGCCGTGGTAGACGGTTCCGCAGCCGATAAGGCCGGTCTGAAAAAGGGCGACGTCATCACCAAGTTTGACGGTTCCGGTGTCAGCTCCATGACTTCCCTGAAGGAGCTCATGAGCTACTACGAGGCCGGTGAGACCGTGGACATCACCTTCAAGCGGGCAGACAACGGCGAGTACACCGAGCAGACGGTACAGATTACCCTGAGTGACCAGTCGGCTGTCCAGCAGGACAGTGGCTCTCAGAATAATGGGAATGCTGGCAGACAGGGAAAATAA
- the clpX gene encoding ATP-dependent Clp protease ATP-binding subunit ClpX, whose product MEDKDTREFDDKDTEVVDAQVIEPPQDADDNDDEYEKVCFVCRRPESKTGKMITMQGNLHICPDCMQKTFDTMKNAGFDFDGAMGDLGSGMPDMSKFPNIGMINLADLQNMVPKRQKVKKKKAEEKNVPKAFDIKSIPAPHKIKEKLDAYVVGQEQAKKVISVAVYNHYKRVATNSMDDIEIEKSNMLMIGPTGSGKTYLVKTLAKLLDVPLAITDATSLTEAGYIGDDIESVVSKLLAAADNDVQKAEQGIIFIDEIDKIAKKRNTNQRDVSGESVQQGLLKLLEGSEVEVPVGANSKNAMVPLETVNTKNILFICGGAFPDLEEIIKERLNKQSSMGFQADLKDKYDKEKNLIRRVTVEDIKNFGMIPEFIGRLPIIFTLDGMTKEMLVKILKEPKNAILKQYQKLLALDEVCLEFDDDALEAIAEKALEKDTGARALRAIIEDFMLDIMYEIPKDDNIGKVTITRAYIEKTGGPLIQMRGVPALEA is encoded by the coding sequence ATGGAAGATAAAGATACAAGAGAGTTTGACGATAAAGACACAGAGGTGGTGGACGCGCAGGTGATCGAGCCGCCCCAGGATGCGGACGATAACGACGATGAGTATGAGAAAGTCTGCTTTGTCTGCCGCCGTCCGGAGAGCAAGACAGGGAAGATGATCACCATGCAGGGCAACCTGCACATCTGCCCGGACTGCATGCAGAAAACCTTTGACACGATGAAAAATGCAGGATTTGATTTTGACGGCGCCATGGGGGACTTAGGCAGCGGCATGCCGGACATGAGCAAGTTTCCCAACATTGGGATGATCAATCTGGCGGATCTGCAGAATATGGTACCCAAGCGCCAGAAGGTGAAGAAGAAAAAAGCCGAGGAGAAAAACGTGCCCAAGGCCTTTGACATCAAATCCATCCCGGCGCCCCATAAGATCAAGGAAAAGCTGGACGCTTATGTGGTGGGGCAGGAGCAGGCCAAGAAAGTGATCTCCGTGGCGGTGTACAACCATTATAAACGGGTAGCCACCAATTCCATGGACGACATCGAGATCGAGAAGTCCAACATGCTCATGATCGGGCCCACCGGTTCCGGGAAGACCTATCTGGTGAAAACGCTGGCGAAGCTTCTGGATGTGCCGCTGGCCATCACGGATGCCACCTCCCTGACGGAGGCCGGTTACATCGGCGATGATATCGAGAGCGTGGTGAGCAAGCTGCTGGCTGCGGCGGACAACGATGTGCAGAAAGCGGAGCAGGGCATTATTTTCATCGATGAGATCGACAAGATCGCCAAAAAACGCAACACGAACCAGCGGGATGTGAGCGGCGAGTCGGTGCAGCAGGGGCTGTTGAAGCTGCTGGAGGGCAGTGAGGTGGAGGTGCCGGTGGGCGCCAACAGCAAGAACGCCATGGTGCCGCTGGAGACGGTGAACACGAAGAACATTCTGTTTATCTGCGGCGGCGCGTTCCCGGATCTGGAGGAGATCATCAAGGAGCGGCTGAACAAGCAGTCTTCCATGGGCTTCCAGGCAGATCTGAAAGACAAATACGACAAGGAAAAGAATCTCATTCGCCGGGTAACGGTGGAGGATATTAAGAATTTTGGCATGATCCCCGAGTTTATCGGCCGTTTGCCCATTATTTTCACCCTGGACGGCATGACAAAGGAAATGCTGGTAAAAATATTGAAAGAACCCAAGAACGCCATTTTGAAGCAGTATCAGAAGCTGCTGGCGCTGGACGAGGTGTGTCTGGAATTTGACGACGATGCGCTGGAGGCCATTGCTGAGAAAGCGCTGGAAAAAGATACCGGCGCCCGGGCGCTGCGGGCTATCATTGAGGACTTTATGCTGGATATCATGTACGAGATCCCCAAGGACGACAATATCGGCAAGGTGACCATCACCCGGGCATACATTGAGAAAACCGGCGGCCCCCTGATCCAGATGCGGGGCGTCCCGGCGCTGGAAGCATAA
- a CDS encoding beta-1,6-N-acetylglucosaminyltransferase, translated as MDNQSRHAYLIIAHTQFGQLKKLLRMLDDGRNDIYVHIDSKAKDFRREDFDGIMSQAGLFFTERTSVIWGSYSQIRSELVLLRAAAPGHYGYYHLLSGADLPIKSQDEIHAFFDAHAGREFIDFEGPVFREEKKILLQYYYRFQERHAGRSRWLDFLDQVSIRLQKLRGVDRLKGNTMVLQKGANWFSITDALAQYVVEKEPQIAAMYAHTKCCDEVFLQTLVVNSPFREALMDPTMSGGSQGFARLIDWNRGSPYTFRQADFQELMASDCMFARKFDETVDGAIIDEIGAQVCPTWNR; from the coding sequence ATGGATAACCAGAGCAGACATGCTTATCTCATCATTGCCCACACCCAGTTTGGCCAGCTGAAAAAGCTGCTGCGCATGTTGGATGACGGGCGCAATGATATTTATGTACACATAGACAGCAAGGCGAAGGATTTTCGCAGGGAGGACTTTGACGGGATCATGTCCCAGGCCGGGTTGTTTTTCACGGAGCGGACATCGGTGATCTGGGGCTCCTACAGCCAGATCCGTTCGGAGCTGGTGCTGCTTCGGGCGGCGGCCCCAGGACACTACGGCTATTATCACCTGCTTTCCGGGGCCGATCTTCCCATCAAGAGCCAGGATGAGATCCATGCATTTTTTGATGCCCACGCGGGCCGGGAGTTCATTGATTTTGAAGGGCCGGTTTTCCGGGAGGAAAAGAAAATCCTGCTGCAGTATTATTACCGTTTTCAGGAACGCCATGCCGGGCGGAGCCGCTGGCTGGATTTTCTCGATCAGGTGTCCATCCGTTTGCAGAAGCTGCGGGGCGTAGACCGGCTGAAGGGAAACACAATGGTGCTCCAAAAGGGCGCAAACTGGTTCAGCATCACAGATGCGCTGGCCCAATATGTGGTGGAGAAGGAGCCACAGATCGCGGCCATGTATGCCCATACGAAATGCTGCGACGAGGTATTTTTGCAGACGCTGGTGGTGAACAGCCCGTTCCGGGAAGCGCTGATGGACCCGACCATGAGCGGCGGCAGCCAGGGCTTTGCAAGGCTTATTGACTGGAACCGGGGCAGCCCGTATACGTTCCGGCAGGCGGATTTTCAGGAGCTGATGGCGTCGGACTGCATGTTTGCCAGAAAGTTTGACGAGACGGTGGATGGGGCTATCATTGACGAGATCGGGGCGCAGGTGTGTCCCACATGGAACAGGTAA